AGAACAGAAATGATATCTTCGAGATAAGAAACGATCAGAAATTTGCGGAGTCCACAAGAATCTGGGGTTTGTTGAGTTTGTTCACTAATTTTCCACTGCTTATTGCATTTTACAAGTTTACAAGCTGAGGGATTAAAAATAACTAACCTTACCAATGTTCATAAGGTGTCATTTGAACAAGACTCCAAGTATGAGATCACGAGATCAGTTGTGTATAGATGGTCACACGGGAAACGATCTGGAAATACTATTGATGAAAAGAGTGTACCTGTGTATAGATGATTGTGAAGTGGCACCAACAAGCTACCTAGAGTTTTGAAACCATGCTTTTGCTCCTTAGATGAAAATAAGTACCTCGGTCAAAACGTTTTGAATGTAGTGATTATAACCGGGTGGTGCATATAATTAATCTGAGTAATGAGGAAGATCAACATCATGATGCAAATACTTTCGGTTtaaacttcaaaacagagaAGTTATAGTACTTTCTAGTGAAACACCTTGGATTGAGTAGAGAGCACACTACTTGTGACCAACGCTATGGGATTGGTGGTGGGTATCTAGCATGAAAAACAGAGAACAACTCATCATCATAATTATATAaagaatcaaacatccttaagAACAAGGAAACAAGTATGCTTACTCAGTTAACTTATTCCGCACAATATACCGTTTTCTGTTAAATTGGCTGAAACAATATAGAAACTCAGTGAAAATCACACATATGTCTCTTAATGAGCAAGGGATGATCATCAACGACCAAGGAAAGTATTCACAAACTGCTGTTCCTCGCGAATCCCAAGATCATCTAGCAAACTCTCAAGTAACCATGCCCCATCATCTAAACCACAGAAACAAATGTGTCTAATGAACTAAAACGACAAGTTACCATAGTGTTTGCTCCTTCGTCCCAGACCTAGCCATTATGCATCACACTTCTGCTTCTTAAAACGATACTAAAGGGTACCGATTCAATTTTTCAGGCCCACGAATCCACTATCATCAGTAATATGTCTAACGGGCTTTGGTTTATTGCTACTCAGTGTaaactttcttttctttcctgCAATCCATAATTGTAGAGAAAAatatgtacttttttttttatgtgggTTTAGCCGTTTAGGCATTTAAATCTAAAGGCTAATCTTGTTGGTAGTTATCGTGGTAGTTAATTTAATCGATGAAATGAATAACGCTTTTTCGATAAGATCATAATTTGGTTTTATTATGAGAAAAGTATGCAACAGTACTACCCACAATCGCTTTTTAGAGCAGCATaccaactttgaatattaacttAACACATATATATGCtcaaaagcaaaagaaaacttTCTGTGATTAGGAGAACATTATGTGGCCCATTTGTACAAATTCGAATCTCAAATTTCAATAGATTGGAGATTATCGCATGGTTAGTGAAGGCAATGGATTAGTCATTTTGCTTTAAGGTAAGACTAAATGTCTTTTTGAAGATTAACTTTAGATCATTAGAGACATGATATTTGCTTGCGCCGTGGACCATTAAGATTGAAGCAAACCAattcattaaatatttaatctcTGCCCCAAATATGAATTTGAAATATTTCATTACACGTATAATCAATTCATGCTTGTCTTCTGGTATccttttcaaattcaaaactgAAAAGGTCACAAGGCCTAAGATGTTGGGTGCAAGTTGTTTTCCTTTTGGCACCTTGATCATTTTTCATCGCCTTTCTTTGCTTACACTGTCTTAATTACGAAGAAAAAATGTGAGGATTTGATTTctgaatattttatatgtgtttGATGTCTCGACGAGTAgtgttttataaacaaaataagttGGATATTTTTACACAATTATATAATATCGCACTTGTTAAAAAGGAATCAAACATGTAAGTTTCACGTGGCAGCCTGGATCACGGGATCTTTCGGCGACATGAACCTCCAAACTAGATGaatcacgtttttttttttttttttttttgttaatcaggATGGGTTCGGACCTTCGGCCTTAATCCCCCCCTGAACCCGGAACCAGCCTACGTCTGTACCCTCCAGGGAGCCTAAGTCATTCTGTGGCCGGGGCTCGAACTCGTGATGAcgggcacctcagccgaggttctTTTACCATCAGACCACGAGGCCCGGTTAATCACGATATTTTGGTCAGCTCGTTTTCATGCAAGGGTcctaaaataattaacatattatttGATTGAGCTCAGCTCATACGAGCATGCGGCATGTCGTCAATTCAGATACAGCTAGATGTGGGCAGCATCCAGTAAAGCAAAATAGTCATATCTAGATAGACGTATTGCACGAGTGAGTACTGTTAATGGTTGATAAGGAGTCAACCTTATGACGAGTCTCGTCTTTGCCGTACGTACGACTACCGAAGGTATATGGTCCTctatatcccttatatatcTCCACCGACTTCTCTACCACACTTGATAACATTCCTTTCATCATCCTCCAAAGATCTCACTTACATCACTTCTATATCTCTTCTTGCATTTAATTTTAATCGCCCAACGATTTTATTACTATGATCTGTATTCTACTCGAGTCACATCGTCCACGACAAAAACACAAGAGTAATAATTGTGAAGATATTTATCTGATTATAAAACTATTGGTTATTTTGGCATGTcacatataatttaaaaaaaaacaccattAATTCACTGCGATGCATCTAACATAAGGCCAAAAGACACATGGCCAAATATCGCAATTTAATacccaaacaatataaaatagataGATACCAAAAAAACATAGCCTGAGACATTTAGCTGGACTGGGATTGTAGCTGGAGGAGTAAACAAATGAGTATGGACTCATtgaacaaatcaacaaaacaagTAAATACTGTTTCGATTTGATGAGTTTCTATATTACCAAAATCAACAATGTCGGTATAGGAGCTCCAGCTGGAGTGTCCGCCCCTgggttcgagccttggccactgcggaatttacatgtgggctgcagcatccgagaccgaagaccgttacacggtgagccacatggtgacgccctggcagcgtacatgctcacttcggtctctagtctggaccacctcGGTGGGACCAGGATAttcggttagcaaaaaaaaaaaatctaacaatgtCTTAACAGTTCTATCTAACTTTCCTTTGTGTACCACACTCCAATATTATTCCACTTCTGCCTTATTTCCCAGCTAATATTTACCTAAATTTGATATGAACTAGTTTTTTAAAACTGCCAATTGTAAGAAAGCTAATATTGTTTGTATGCATTTATATAGAATATATATCATTATCAGTTAGATGATTTCATACCAACTCCAACCCAAAAGGTTGACACttataatttaagttgtttttattctaaatatcatatattcGTTAATATTCCTgctcatatttattttaaagtgtAAATAATTCGAATTAACCTATTCCAAAGTCTGCAAtcaagtcttaaactgtttaggtttttttttaacactgaaatCAAGTGGGGACAACGCACTATGTACCCACGGTTAAAACTGAGAGACGCACAAGGTTCGGTTCTCTCATTTATCACCTCATTTTTAACCGCGGTTAATGGTGTAAAAAATCTGTTTCAATAAATTCTCCACACTCTTCCTCATCCCTGGCGCTCACTTCTTTTCAAGTCCtcccctctctttctctctcgagCCTCGCGtctgtataaaaaaaaaacaaaacaaaaacacgaTCTTCTAAAGCCGACGACGTTTTGGTTAGCTTCTAGCATTGGTCAACGACCTGTAACGATCTCAACTCCGACAATGACGGTTTTCTCCGGTAAAGTCGTTCCCATGGATTACGAGGCAGTTACATCGCAGCGTCTCCTCGACGCCATCCTCGTCGGAGACACCAAAACGGCGTCGGATTACATCTCCGATCCGCTCGTCGACGTGAACTTCGTCGGCGCCGTCAGCTTGAAGACGAGGAGGAGCGAGGTCGTGCTCCGCGACGAATCGGCCAGCGATGTCCGAGTGGAGTACGAGGAATTCAAAACCGACGTGACGGCGTTGTTCCTCGCCGTTAATTTCGGAAACGTGACTCTCGTGAAGAGCTTACTGGTAACGTCTCTAAGCTTTAGATTTTGAAACCGATCAAACACATAACTTGCGTTGACCGTTTACACGATTCGCCGTTATTTCTTTCAGTTTCGCATTTACATTTTGATttgaatcagaaaaaaaaaaaaaaacattttctttcgttgagttaaaactgtttttactctgttttactttacttttcctatttttcgaaatttaaattttagaccCTGCTTTTAGTTTTTTATCAATTAGATCCGACGTGTTAAATTATCTCTGCTTTTCATACGAAAGAACTTGTTCTCTGCAAATTTTGATTAATATCTGCGCACATTAAAATTACTTATACTTAGCTTAGCTCTAaccattttcttttaatttttaaaaacgtggaTTGGATTCCGTGCGAGTGTTTTATAATTAATACTATGTTGACTAGCTTCACTCTCACTGGGGAGGGGTGTTACTAGGTAGGAATCTTCCAAGATGcttaaaaatgtaaatagaaAATACAGAAAGATTGCATCTTTAAGCGAGTCAGATTTGCATGTTAGACTGGCATCATTATCAAGATTCAAGTCAGACATCTTTATCTTTTGCTCCTTTTTACCAAATTCTGATTATAAATGCTTGATTTGTGATTAGTTGTTTAATCCTCGGAGTTAATTATAGCTTAAATCTGGgggaaaagtataaatcttggATCTTCTTTGATGAATATTATGAGACAAAATAGTTCCAAAGCTTTACTGTTTTGTCTGCTGTGATAATTGATTAGTATGATTTGACTCTCTTGTTTCTTGAAAGGAACTGATGATATTTAGTACGACAAGTGTTGTGTCATAATTCATAAACAGAACCTGAGGCCCCTCCCATATGGTCCTGTCACTTGTCATTGGCTGCATCTCAAGTACATGAATACTTTATTCGCATACTCCCTCTCTTTCCATTTATATCATCATCATACGTCTGTGATCAAGCCAAGCCATGTTCCTTTTTGCGTCAGTGTTGTTCCCTCATGTTCTTGTAAATTCATTTCAATTATTCACATGACTTGCTATTATACActgtatttttgttgttgtcttcTTCTGGCTCTTGTTCTCACCCATACGTGGGGTCCTTAGTACTTAGTATGGCTTTTAAAAATTACTGTATAGTATTTACAGTGATTtgacttttactacaatatgaTATCACAGAACATTGGAGCTGATGTGAACCAGAAGCTCTTCAGGGGATTTGCAACGACTGTAGCTGTAAGGGAAGGTCATTTCGAGGTACTTGAGATCTTACTCAAAGCTGGCGCTTCTCAGCCGGCTTGTGAGGAAGCTCTAATGGGAGCGAGCTATCACGGACGCCCCAGGCTCACTGAGCTGCTTATGGGAACTGATCTTATCCGGCCTCAGGTCGCTGTGCACGCTCTAGCCACTGCTTGTTGCAGAGGTTTTGTGGACGTTGTAGGGACCTTGCTCAAAGTAAGTTCTTCATACTGGACCAGTTCAGAGTTGTTCAATAGACATcttacagattttttttgttcttgattcATTACAGTGCGGTGTAAATGCTGATTCAACGGATAGGCTTCTGCTTCAATCTTCAAAGCCTTCTCTATACACAAACGTGGACTGCACAGCTCTTGTCGCTGCCATTGTCAACAGGCAGGTCTCTGCCGTCCGCTTGCTACTTCAGGTACTTTTATCTCATTACCTTTTTAACACAATGTCCTTGCAAGGAGAGTAGGTATCTAAGACATGATTTGCAACAGGCTGGCGTGAAGACAGATATCATGGTGAGGCTTGGAGCATGGTCATGGGACACCAACACTGGAGAAGAGTTCCGTGTGGGAGCTGGAGTGGCTGAGCCATACCCTTTAACCTGGTGTGCTGTAGAATTCTTTGAAACCAGCGGTGACATATTGCGTTTGCTTCTCAAAGTCCAATCTCCAAACGCTACTCACAACGGTCGGACTCTGCTTCACCATGCCGTCCTCTGCGGTAGCCAGGCAGCGGTCAGAGTCCTCCTCAACTGTGGCGCAGATCCAGAAACTCCTATTAGAACTTCACGAGGGGTTGAGCTCCGACCGGTTCATATCGCTGCACGTTACGGATCGGTCGAGATCATACAAGAACTGGTTGGCTTTGGCTGCGATATAAACTCAAAGACTGATGATGAGGACACGGCTCTGCTGATCTCAACTAGACGCAAACATTCAGAGTGCGTAAAGGTACTAGCCTTAGCTGGTGCTGACTTCGGCTTAGTGAACAAGTTTGGCCACTCTGTTGTTTCGGTCGCGGAGTCAAGCAAGTGGCGTCTTGGATTAGAACGAGTAGTTCTTGAACTGATCCGGTTTGGTGTGGTTCCATATTCGAGCAACGCTTCGCTCTTCTCTCCGTTGCTGTACGTAGCTAAAGCAGGAGACTCCGAGGCGCTTAAAACGCTTGTAAAAGCTCAAGGAGTCTTTATAGATTATCAAGACGAGGAAGGCTTCTCGGCTGCAATGCTAGCTTCCATGAACGGGCACGTTGAAGCATTCAGAGTCTTGGTCTACGCAGGTGCAGACGTGAAGCTGGTAAACAAATCAGGTGACACGGTGGTTTCTCTGTCCGAGAAGAACGGGTACCTTGACATGGTCGAGAAGGTGATGCTGGAGTTTGCTCTCGAGAAAGACAACAGGAACATGGCGGGTGGGTTCTACGCTCTACACTGTGCTGCAAGGCGCGGAGACGTCAAAGCGGTGGAGCTTTTGAATGGGAAAGGATACGGTCTTGACGTCCCTGATGGAGATGGGTACACTCCTTTGATGTTTGCGGCTATAGAAGGCCATGGAAAGATGTGTGAGTTCTTAATCTCTCACGGCGCAAACTGCAGCGCTAAGAATGGGAAGGGGAAGACGTTGCTGGATCTCGCGGTTGGTGATGCTGAGAAGGTGATTCGTAACGAGTTGTCTCGGAGGTTTGTGGTAAAGGGAAGTACTGTGATGAAACACACCAAGGGAGGGAAAGGTAAGAAGCATGTGAAGGGATTGAAGATGTTGGAGTCAAGTGGAGTTCTAAGTTGGGGGAAGTCTGGAAAGAGAAACGTGGTGTGCAAGGAAGTAGAGATGGGGATGAGCCAGCGGTTCAGGAGGAACCGCAAGGGGAAAGGCGATGCGGTGGTGGAGGAAGAAGGGACTTTCCGGGTGGTGACTACGGCTAACAAAGAAGTACATTTTGTGTGTGAAGGTGGCTTGGTGGGTGCAGAGATGTGGGTGAGGGGAATAAGACTTGTGACAAGAGAGGCTATTTGTGGGTGAACTCAGACTCAGAATTAAAGCGTtgtgtttgtatatataaagaagTTTTGATAAAGAGAGCTTGGTTTTGAAGGTAGTGTGCTTGTGTCTATAGTTGTTGGTTTGCTTAATAAGAAGATTGgttcatttgaaaaaaaaaaaaaacacaagtgaAGTCATCACTTTTGTTTACCAGTCACAAAAGACAACAAGCATAACCAACAGAGAAAAATAGAGAAGCTTCTAATCGCTATTGTAACCATCATCATCGTTATCCTTATCTTCATGGTCTTTCACCACTCGTTCTATGAACTGTCTTCGTACTCCAGCCATCACAGCCTCCCTTGAGGAGTCATCGTCTCCACTTTTACCATCGTTAAGAACCGGCTCCGACTGACACAAAACTAAGGCTACACCTGCAAAAGCAACAAGCATGTTAAAACATCATTTACATCAGACAAATGTTAGAGAGACATTGACATAGTTATCAAAGACTGAATCAGACATCAAAAAACAAGAAGGGCTACAAACTTACTCTCAGGGGTGCACCTACGGCCAACACTCTTCAACCCTACATGTGTTCCTTTAACAGCACCATGACGGTACACCACCAAGGTAGGAAGATTGCAATCAGGGTAGTTAGGAATACAATCAGTGGATATAATCTTAACAAACTTCGTTGCCGGGTATCTACTAGCCAATTCATCTAGACAGCCCAGTAGCAAGCCACACTCTGCAAAACTATCAGATCAAACAAGTAAATGAACAAAAAGGTTAGTGTCTCAAGCATGTAATAAGATTTGACTATATCAAAATACATACCCATCTTTGTAGAGACAAACAACAACCCAATCTTCATCAGAGGCTTGTGTAACCTCCCGCATGAAATCAGAGCTTGAGATGGGAGTCACTGATCCATACCTTTTAACTTTAGCAGCTTCTCTCAGCTCTGTTAACCTCTTCTTCCTATCAAAGCACCAAAACATTATAGACAGGCATTACGAAACGATGCGTTTcatatccaaaaaaataaacaaatcgaTAAAAAACAGAGCATGATCCAGAAAAACAGAGGATGCAATAACTAGCGAGCTACGTGACTACAGATCCAAGAAAGGGTTCACTAGCGTTTCAAATAAGATGGTAAATTCAAAATCAGAATGTTGGATTTGATCTGGAAACCTGTATTCTTCGAGGAAGCGATCATCGTCGAGATCTTTGTCGTCCTCGAGATCCTCGAGCTCCTCCTCTGTCATCTTATCGAACCAAGCTTGGTCCTTTGGATCGTCTTGCTCCGGAGTATAAGCCGGAGGTTTGAATGCCGGAGCCTTCGCCGGGAGGTTTCCCAGCTTCCGCTGGATATCGTCCCATTGCGTCGACGTTCCTTCGACGTCCTTGTAGACGAAATGATAATCCGCCATTGATTTCACAACTTACGAAGCTTCAACTAATCTCCGTTTAAAGAGAAGCTTTGGTAAAAAAGCAGATTGCTTTGACACTCTGTTATCGCAATCTCGTCGCCGGTGGTAAAAGTCAGACCCGCTAATGGTTTGGCTAAACCAAACAATACCGATGGTATTATATCTGATTTATAATACAGTTAGCAATCGGTTAATGCATTTGGACCTCATGGCTAATTCTTTTTAACTGATTTACTATcacttatatactaaagcacaagtcacttgACAAATGAAATTTTgacaaatgaaaaatattttacaaaaataattaaaaataatcaactaaagaaaaaacattttcgATCCCTAATTTTTAGGTACTCCTTCCTAATTTTTCTCAGAATATTAGGTTCACGTCAAAGTTAACTAACCACCATTTCAAACTGTTTTGTTCTCttatataatttcttatattatcTACAAATttagtttatgtattttttttgctttttctattttctccGTTATCAAACAACAGATCATTTCATCATCTTTCctaaattttcaattttgatCTCGACCGGCTCTTTCATATCTACTTTCTTTTGTCTAATACCCAATTCAAAGTTTTATTATTCATCACCTGGATAAATACTTAAAAGTTCATGAtcgacattttttttatatataacagtGGAATGCAGTCATCTTT
The window above is part of the Brassica napus cultivar Da-Ae chromosome C3, Da-Ae, whole genome shotgun sequence genome. Proteins encoded here:
- the LOC106416540 gene encoding phosducin-like protein 3 — its product is MADYHFVYKDVEGTSTQWDDIQRKLGNLPAKAPAFKPPAYTPEQDDPKDQAWFDKMTEEELEDLEDDKDLDDDRFLEEYRKKRLTELREAAKVKRYGSVTPISSSDFMREVTQASDEDWVVVCLYKDGFAECGLLLGCLDELASRYPATKFVKIISTDCIPNYPDCNLPTLVVYRHGAVKGTHVGLKSVGRRCTPESVALVLCQSEPVLNDGKSGDDDSSREAVMAGVRRQFIERVVKDHEDKDNDDDGYNSD
- the LOC106416539 gene encoding ankyrin-3-like; the encoded protein is MTVFSGKVVPMDYEAVTSQRLLDAILVGDTKTASDYISDPLVDVNFVGAVSLKTRRSEVVLRDESASDVRVEYEEFKTDVTALFLAVNFGNVTLVKSLLNIGADVNQKLFRGFATTVAVREGHFEVLEILLKAGASQPACEEALMGASYHGRPRLTELLMGTDLIRPQVAVHALATACCRGFVDVVGTLLKCGVNADSTDRLLLQSSKPSLYTNVDCTALVAAIVNRQVSAVRLLLQAGVKTDIMVRLGAWSWDTNTGEEFRVGAGVAEPYPLTWCAVEFFETSGDILRLLLKVQSPNATHNGRTLLHHAVLCGSQAAVRVLLNCGADPETPIRTSRGVELRPVHIAARYGSVEIIQELVGFGCDINSKTDDEDTALLISTRRKHSECVKVLALAGADFGLVNKFGHSVVSVAESSKWRLGLERVVLELIRFGVVPYSSNASLFSPLLYVAKAGDSEALKTLVKAQGVFIDYQDEEGFSAAMLASMNGHVEAFRVLVYAGADVKLVNKSGDTVVSLSEKNGYLDMVEKVMLEFALEKDNRNMAGGFYALHCAARRGDVKAVELLNGKGYGLDVPDGDGYTPLMFAAIEGHGKMCEFLISHGANCSAKNGKGKTLLDLAVGDAEKVIRNELSRRFVVKGSTVMKHTKGGKGKKHVKGLKMLESSGVLSWGKSGKRNVVCKEVEMGMSQRFRRNRKGKGDAVVEEEGTFRVVTTANKEVHFVCEGGLVGAEMWVRGIRLVTREAICG